From the genome of Anopheles moucheti chromosome 3, idAnoMoucSN_F20_07, whole genome shotgun sequence, one region includes:
- the LOC128301423 gene encoding 60S ribosomal protein L9 yields MRTINSNQSVIIPKGVSLKVHARVVTVKGPRGQLIKNFRHLPIDVYKVHRKKVTVEKWFGSKKELAAVRTVCSHIENMIKGVTKGFQYKMRAVHAHFPINCVISENNSLVEIRNFLGEKHIRRVKMQSGVTVVNSAKQKDELILEGNDIEAVSLSAALIQQSTTVHNKDIRKFLDGLYVSEKTTVVQDEE; encoded by the exons ATGAGAACCATCAATTCTAACCAGTCGGTGATCATCCCGAAGGGTGTATCCCTGAAAGTGCATGCCCGTGTTGTGACGGTAAAAGGACCGCGCGGGCAGCTCATCAAGAACTTCCGTCATCTGCCCATCGATGTCTACAAGGTGCACCGCAAGAAGGTGACGGTGGAAAAGTGGTTCGGTTCCAAGAAAGAGCTGGCCGCTGTCCGCACCGTTTGCTCGCACATCGAGAACATGATCAAGG GTGTCACCAAGGGATTCCAGTACAAGATGCGTGCTGTACATGCTCACTTCCCGATCAATTGTGTGATCAGTGAGAACAACTCGTTGGTGGAAATTCGTAACTTCCTGGGCGAGAAGCACATCCGTCGCGTGAAGATGCAGTCCGGCGTGACCGTGGTGAACTCCGCCAAGCAGAAGGACGAGCTGATCCTGGAAGGCAATGATATCGAAGCGGTTTCGCTGTCGGCCGCCCTCATTCAGCAGTCGACCACCGTCCACAACAAGGATATCCGTAAATTCTTGGACGGTCTGTACGTTTCCGAGAAGACCACCGTGGTACAGGACGAGGAATAA
- the LOC128300912 gene encoding T-complex protein 1 subunit delta, with amino-acid sequence MVVKPGMTATKPQGQAYKDKSKPADIRLSNINAAKAVSDAIRTSLGPRGMDKMIQASNGEVTITNDGATILKQMNVIHPAAKMLVELSRAQDVEAGDGTTSVVVVAGALLEAVEKLLQMGIHPTAISEAFQRCSAKAVEILTEMSRPVELNDRESLIKSASTSLNSKVVSQHSSMLAPIAVDAVLKVTESHAQGSVDLKNVKIIRSLGGTIEDTELIDGLVFTQRSSGINGPKRVEKAKIGLIQFCISAPKTDMDHSVVVSDYAAMDRVLKEERAYILNIVKQIKKSGCNVLLVQKSILRDAISDLAQHFLDKIKVMVVKDIEREHIEFVCKTLRCRPIASLDHFVAENLVNADLVEEVASGSTKFVKVTGIQNMGQTVSIVVRGSNKLVLEEADRSLHDALCVVRCLVKKRALIAGGGAPEIEMALQLAAYAQTLQGVDAYCFRAFANALEVIPSTLAENAGLNPIATVTELRNRHAQGEKNAGINVRKGAITDILAENVVQPLLVSISSITLASETVRSILKIDDIVNTMQ; translated from the exons ATGGTTGTGAAACCGGGTATGACCGCGACAAAGCCGCAGGGACAGGCTTACAAGGATAAAAGCAAACCGGCTGACATCCGTCTGAGCAACATCAATGCGGCCAAAG CCGTTTCGGATGCTATTCGCACCAGCTTGGGACCGCGCGgtatggacaagatg ATCCAGGCATCGAACGGTGAAGTTACCATTACAAACGATGGAGCAACGATCTTGAAACAGATGAATGTCATTCAtccggcggccaagatgttggTGGAACTGTCCCGTGCACAAGATGTGGAAGCCGGAGACGGTACGACGTCGGTTGTCGTTGTGGCGGGTGCCTTGTTGGAAGCGGTGGAAAAGCTGCTGCAGATGGGCATCCATCCGACAGCGATCTCGGAAGCGTTCCAGCGATGTTCCGCTAAGGCGGTGGAAATTTTGACCGAAATGTCGCGTCCAGTTGAATTGAACGACCGCGAATCACTGATCAAGAGTGCATCCACTTCGTTGAATTCGAAGGTTGTCTCGCAGCACAGCAGCATGTTGGCACCGATTGCGGTCGATGCTGTGCTGAAGGTGACTGAATCACACGCTCAAGGATCGGTAGATTTGAAGAACGTCAAAATCATCCGCAGCCTCGGTGGCACCATTGAGGATACGGAGCTGATTGATGGGCTCGTGTTCACACAACGTTCGTCGGGTATTAATGGGCCGAAACGTGTGGAAAAGGCAAAGATTGGGTTGATTCAGTTCTGTATCTCAGCACCTAAGACAGAT ATGGATCATAGCGTGGTTGTGTCGGACTATGCTGCAATGGATCGCGTATTGAAGGAGGAACGAGCGTACATCCTGAACATTGTAAAGCAAATCAAAAAGTCTGGCTGTAATGTGCTGCTGGTACAGAAATCGATTCTACGCGATGCCATTTCGGATTTGGCCCAACATTTCTTAGACAAGATTAAGGTCATGGTTGTAAAGGATATCGAGCGAGAGCACATTGAGTTTGTCTGCAAAACGCTGCGTTGTCGACCGATCGCTTCGCTCGATCATTTCGTCGCAGAGAACTTGGTGAACGCCGATTTGGTTGAGGAAGTGGCCAGTGGATCGACTAAGTTTGTAAAAGTGACAGGTATCCAGAACATGGGACAAACCGTGTCGATTGTTGTGCGTGGATCGAACAAACTGGTTCTAGAGGAGGCGGATCGTTCCCTTCACGATGCACTGTGTGTGGTGCGTTGTTTGGTGAAAAAGCGTGCCCTGATCGCCGGTGGAGGAGCGCCTGAGATTGAGATGGCTCTACAGTTGGCAGCCTATGCTCAAACGCTACAGGGCGTCGATGCGTACTGTTTCCGTGCATTTGCGAACGCACTCGAAGTGATTCCTTCGACGTTAGCCGAAAATGCTGGACTGAATCCAATTGCTACCGTAACGGAGCTGCGCAATCGTCACGCACAGGGTGAGAAGAATGCAGGCATTAATGTGCGCAAGGGTGCCATTACAGACATCCTGGCCGAGAACGTCGTACAGCCACTGCTGGTGTCCATCTCGTCGATAACGCTTGCATCCGAGACGGTGCGTTCGATCCTGAAGATAGATGACATCGTGAACACCATGCAATAA
- the LOC128301569 gene encoding ubiquitin thioesterase otubain-like has protein sequence MSNSESSSSSSSGSKNAKSEENQDELIIKQQREIEQEIAHSNPLVSESQPISSLNQEYLDDPVYISKIKDLSSKYRAIRRSRPDGNCFFRAFAYAYLEYLVRNKDEFQKFYEYASKSRERLTEAGFPPFTIEDFYDTFMEVINKVKPDGDDTAAALNELHKLFNEQGYSDYVVVYLRLITSSHLQEKADFYQNFIDGNITIVEFCHQEVEPMYKESDHIHIIAICSALDAGVRVEYMDRGDGDQVIAHDFPDGFKPNVYLLYRPGHYDILYPNSQQA, from the exons ATGAGCAACTCAGagagtagcagcagcagcagcagcggcagcaaaaatgcaaaatcagAAGAAAATCAAGACGAGCTGATTATAAAACAACAGCGCGAAATTGAACAAGAG ATTGCTCATTCCAATCCGCTAGTCAGTGAGTCGCAGCCGATCTCCAGCCTCAACCAGGAGTACCTGGACGATCCTGTCTACATATCAAAAATTAAAGATCTCTCCTCGAAGTACCGCGCGATTCGGCGCAGCCGTCCAGATGGGAACTGCTTTTTCCGAGCATTCGCATACGCTTACCTGGAATATTTGGTGCGGAACAAGGACGAATTTCAAAAGTTCTACGAATATGCGTCCAAATCTCGGGAACGGTTAACCGAAGCCGGCTTTCCGCCATTTACGATCGAAGACTTTTACGATACGTTCATGGAGGTGATTAACAAAGTGAAACCGGATGGGGACGACACCGCCGCTGCCCTCAACGAGCTGCACAAGCTATTCAACGAACAAGGGTACTCGGATTATGTCGTCGTGTATCTGCGACTGATTACCTCGAGCCATCTGCAGGAAAAGGCCGACTTTTACCAGAACTTTATCGATGGTAACATCACGATTGTAGAGTTTTGCCACCAGGAGGTGGAACCCATGTACAAGGAATCGGATCACATTCACATTATCGCTATCTGCTCCGCACTGGATGCTGGGGTGCGGGTCGAGTACATGGATCGGGGCGATGGTGATCAGGTGATTGCTCACGATTTTCCGGACGGTTTCAAACCGAACGTCTATCTGTTGTACCGTCCGGGGCATTACGATATTTTGTACCCCAACAGTCAGCAGGCGTAA
- the LOC128304705 gene encoding protein aubergine, with protein sequence MADGRRDPPPYGRDRVRGAIGSHSPYDAGSGRGGGHPSTRGGYPPQGATYHTQERRPAWRNPSPGPPDGPPLPSTSAAVSTPAFSTNVHEPPPQPAAAAPSTSGLPLNRLNRPSGRGRRPLADTLRTRGPDAPSKHGTTGQPLVLQSNYFKLLKRVDWTLYHYQVEFVPNCPSPRLTQSLVNEHKKLLGGFVFDGIQLFTACKLSSDELVLHSQHDRTGDKYELHIQRVAVVDMTDETGLQVLNLILRRAMNGLNLQLVGRNLYDAAAKIPIREYHIELWPGYMTSIRQHENEVLVCCEIAHKTMRMQTCYDILRECQRHDRNFKDAFRRAVLGCVVLTGYNNKTYTIHDVTFETTPESTFDTKNGKISFLDYYKNKYNLRIRDAYQPMLLSRAKKKDTRSGDSELMALVPELCQMTGLTDSMRSDFKMMRAMADHTRLNPDRRIERLETFNRRLQTSPESQEVLKVWQMELDRRLVELPGRLLPQEMIFFSTTSNGVQAGENADWTAHFRDNPMFATVRLSRWYLVVPGRCQREAGDFLNCMITAARGMRFEISNCEMVPMPDDNPNTYIRTLDAIINKDPQMIMCVVSNNKSDRYTAIKKKCCVDRAIPTQVMVQKTITPKSGNVRTLMSVATKVVIQMNCKLGGVPWKVKIPLNGLMTIGFDVCHDSKDKSKSFGAMVATLDHDNRGTPKFFSTVSHHSNGEEISNYLPLNTVKALNEYRREFGELPKRIIFYRDGVSDGQLQYIYDHEVRSLVEKLGQIYKSAGVEQDVLLTFFIVNKRINTRFFDHRLNPRPGTVVDNVVTLPQRTDFYLVSQSVKQGTVSPTAYNVIYDTSGLKIDHLQMLSYKQCHLYYNWSGTTRVPAVCQYAHKLSFLVGQYLHQSPCNMLEKKLYFL encoded by the exons ATGGCGGATGGTAGACGAGATCCTCCACCGTATGGGCGGGATCGAGTGCGCGGTGCGATCGGTTCACACTCACCGTACGATGCTGGTTCCGGTCGTGGTGGTGGTCATCCATCCACCCGAGGAGGTTATCCACCCCAAGGGGCAACATATCATACGCAAGAG cgGCGCCCGGCATGGCGTAATCCATCGCCCGGTCCACCAGATGGACCACCGCTACCGAGCACTTCGGCTGCCGTGTCAACGCCGGCATTCAGTACAAACGTGCACGAACCACCGCCTcaaccggcagcagcagcaccaagtACTAGTGGTTTGCCATTGAATCGCCTAAATCGTCCAAGCGGCCGAGGACGTCGTCCGCTAGCAGATACACTGCGTACCCGTGGTCCGGATGCACCGTCGAAGCATGGTACCACTGGACAACCGCTGGTATTGCAATCGAACTATTTTAAGCTGTTGAAACGGGTCGACTGGACACTTTACCACTATCAGGTAGAGTTTGTACCCAACTGTCCAAGTCCCCGCCTGACACAATCGCTCGTCAACGAGCACAAAAAGCTTCTGGGCGGGTTCGTCTTTGACGGTATACAACTCTTTACCGCCTGCAAGCTGTCGAGCGATGAGCTTGTGTTGCACTCGCAGCACGACCGTACCGGCGATAAGTACGAGCTACACATTCAACGTGTCGCCGTCGTAGACATGACGGACGAAACTGGTCTGCAGGTGCTGAATTTGATTTTGCGCCGAGCAATGAATGGGTTAAATTTGCAGCTGGTTGGTCGCAATCTGTACGATGCTGCTGCCAAGATACCGATCCGCGAGTACCACATCGAACTGTGGCCCGGCTATATGACTAGCATCCGGCAGCACGAAAACGAAGTGCTGGTTTGTTGCGAAATTGCTCACAAAACGATGCGCATGCAGACCTGTTACGATATTTTGCGCGAATGTCAGCGGCATGATCGGAATTTTAAGGACGCTTTTAGGCGGGCCGTACTCGGATGTGTGGTGCTAACTGGCTATAACAACAAAACGTACACGATTCATGATGTAACATTTGAAACGACACCGGAGAGCACATTCGATACGAAAAATGGCAAGATTTCATTCTTGGATTATTACAAAAACAAGTATAACCTGCGCATTCGCGACGCTTATCAACCGATGTTGCTTTCGCGTGCGAAAAAGAAGGACACACGATCGGGCGATAGCGAACTGATGGCTCTCGTACCGGAACTTTGCCAAATGACTGGACTAACGGATTCAATGCGTTCGGATTTCAA GATGATGCGAGCGATGGCTGACCATACGCGTTTAAATCCGGATCGACGTATTGAGCGGTTGGAAACATTCAATCGACGCCTGCAAACTTCACCCGAAAGCCAGGAGGTATTGAAAGTTTGGCAGATGGAACTCGACCGTCGTCTCGTCGAGTTGCCGGGACGGTTGCTTCCACAAGAGATGATATTCTTTTCCACTACCTCCAA TGGTGTACAGGCCGGTGAAAATGCCGACTGGACAGCACACTTCCGCGACAATCCCATGTTTGCAACGGTTCGGTTGAGCCGCTGGTATTTGGTTGTGCCTGGACGGTGCCAGCGTGAGGCAGGCGATTTCCTGAACTGCATGATAACGGCGGCCCGTGGCATGCGGTTCGAAATCAGTAACTGCGAGATGGTCCCGATGCCGGACGATAATCCGAACACGTACATACGCACGCTGGACGCGATCATCAACAAAGACCCGCAGATGATCATGTGCGTGGTGTCGAACAACAAATCCGACCGGTACACTGCCATAAAGAAGAAGTGTTGCGTTGATCGTGCAATACCGACGCAAGTGATGGTACAGAAGACGATCACGCCAAAGAGTGGCAATGTGCGCACGCTAATGTCCGTGGCGACAAAGGTAGTCATACAGATGAACTGCAAGCTGGGAGGTGTACCGTGGAAGGTGAAGATTCCGCTGAACGGTTTGATGACGATCGGGTTCGATGTGTGTCACGATTCGAAGGATAAGAGCAAATCGTTCGGTGCGATGGTGGCGACGCTCGATCACGATAACCGTGGTACGCCGAAGTTCTTCTCCACCGTAAGCCACCATTCGAATGGGGAGGAAATTTCCAATTACTTGCCGTTAAACACGGTCAAGGCGCTGAACGAGTATCGGCGCGAGTTCGGTGAGCTACCGAAGCGTATTATCTTCTACCGCGATGGTGTTAGCGATGGGCAGCTGCAGTACATCTACGATCATGAGGTGCGCTCACTGGTAGAGAAGTTGGGCCAAATCTATAAATCGGCCGGCGTCGAACAGGACGTTCTGCTGACGTTCTTCATCGTTAACAAGCGCATCAATACTCGGTTCTTTGACCATCGGCTTAATCCACGTCCTGGTACGGTGGTGGATAATGTCGTAACGCTTCCACAACG TACCGATTTCTACCTCGTGTCACAGTCGGTTAAACAGGGTACCGTTTCGCCAACTGCGTACAACGTCATCTACGACACATCCGGGTTGAAGATAGACCATCTGCAAATGCTGTCGTACAAACAGTGCCACCTGTACTATAATTGGTCCGGTACGACCCGCGTACCGGCCGTGTGCCAGTACGCACACAAGCTATCTTTCCTAGTAGGCCAATACCTGCACCAGTCGCCTTGCAACATGCTAGAAAAGAAATTATACTTCCTGTAG
- the LOC128300913 gene encoding rRNA-processing protein FCF1 homolog, producing the protein MIKSTDSRLKPADRSAAKPKKKRDNDEPKLVERPQGSSAMFFQYNTQLGPPYHVLVDTNFVNFSIKNKLDIIKTMMDCLYAKCIPYITDCVVAELEKLGQKYKLALRIIKDPRFERLHCMHRGTYADDCLVQRVTQHKCYIVATNDKDLKRRIRKIPGVPIMNVAVNRYVIERMPDAFEPMTSKK; encoded by the coding sequence ATGATCAAATCCACCGACAGCCGGCTGAAACCTGCGGACCGTTCCGCAgcgaaaccgaagaaaaagagagacaACGATGAACCAAAGCTAGTCGAACGTCCACAAGGCAGTTCGGCAATGTTCTTCCAATACAACACACAGCTAGGACCACCGTACCACGTACTGGTCGACACAAATTTCGTCAACTTCAGCATCAAGAACAAGCTTGACATTATCAAAACCATGATGGACTGTCTGTACGCAAAATGTATCCCATACATTACGGACTGCGTGGTGGCTGAGTTGGAGAAGCTTGGACAAAAGTACAAGCTAGCCCTTCGGATCATAAAAGATCCACGCTTCGAGCGACTGCACTGTATGCACCGAGGTACGTACGCCGATGACTGCCTAGTACAGCGAGTTACCCAGCACAAATGCTACATAGTTGCCACAAACGATAAGGATCTGAAACGACGCATTCGTAAAATTCCCGGTGTGCCGATCATGAACGTGGCCGTAAATCGTTACGTTATCGAACGAATGCCGGATGCTTTCGAGCCGATGACGTCGAAGAAGTGA
- the LOC128301568 gene encoding U5 small nuclear ribonucleoprotein 40 kDa protein encodes MNTAAIKRPSDALVPVTTAKKSRTDIVAYTAKDKQLLEQNVERTSGLLGPIMLLEGHGGEIFSTEFHPEGEHLLSTGFDRQIFLWKVYDECDNVGVLSGHSGAVMEAHFSPDGSNIYTCATDKVVGVWDVPTCTRIRKLKGHTHFVNSCCGARRGPTLIVSGSDDSSIKIWDARKRHVVSTFDNMYQVTAVCFNDTAEQVVSGGIDNEIKVWDIRKKEIVYRLRGHTDTVTGLSLSPDGSYVLSNSMDNTLRIWDIRPYVPGERCVKVFTGHQHNFEKNLLRCAWSPDGLKISAGSADRFVYIWDTTSRRILYKLPGHNGSVNDIDFHPSEPIIVSGSSDKTLYLGEIEA; translated from the exons ATGAATACCGCTGCAATAAAACGTCCATCGGACGCGTTAGTTCCGGTGACAACTGCGAAGAAATCGCGCACAGATATCGTAGCGTACACGGCCAAAGATAAACAACTTCTCGAGCAG AATGTTGAGCGTACATCCGGATTGTTGGGACCGATAATGCTCCTGGAAGGCCATGGTGGGGAGATATTTTCCACGGAATTTCATCCCGAAGGAGAGCACCTATTGTCTACCGGGTTTGATCGGCAAATCT tTCTTTGGAAAGTGTACGACGAGTGCGATAACGTCGGTGTACTTAGTGGCCATTCGGGAGCTGTAATGGAAGCACATTTTTCACCGGACGGTTCCAACATCTATACATGTGCCACGGACAAAGTGGTTGGCGTGTGGGACGTGCCAACTTGCACCCGTATACGCAAACTGAAGGGCCATACACACTTCGTCAACAGTTGCTGTGGTGCGCGTCGTGGACCGACATTGATCGTTTCTGGTTCGGATGATTCTTCGATCAAGATTTGGGATGCACGAAAAAGACACGTCGTTAGCACGTTCGATAACATGTACCAGGTGACCGCGGTGTGTTTCAACGATACAGCCGAGCAGGTTGTTTCGGGTGGAATTGATAATGAGATCAAGGTTTGGGATATTCGCAAAAAGGAGATTGTATATCGTCTAAGGGGTCATACGGACACGGTAACTGGTCTTTCATTATCGCCCGATGGTTCATACGTGCTTAGCAACTCCATGGACAACACTTTGCGCATCTGGGACATTCGTCCTTATGTACCAGGCGAACGGTGTGTGAAGGTATTTACGGGTCATCAGCACAACTTTGAGAAGAATTTGCTTCGGTGTGCTTGGTCGCCTGATGGGTTGAAGATTAGCGCCGGTTCGGCAGATAGATTCGTTTACATATGGGACACAACATCGCGTCGCATTCTGTACAAATTGCCAGGACATAATGGTAGTGTTAATGATATTGATTTCCATCCCAGCGAACCGATCATTGTGTCGGGATCGAGCGATAAAACGTTGTATCTGGGTGAGATTGAAGCCTAA
- the LOC128304706 gene encoding malate dehydrogenase, cytoplasmic isoform X2: protein MSAEPIRVVVTGAAGQIAYSLLYMVAKGDVFGPNQPLILHLLDIPPMMGVLEGVVMELDDCALPLLVSVVPTADPAVAFKDVDAAFLVGAMPRKQGMERKDLLSANVKIFKVQGEALDKYAKKDVKVLVVGNPANTNALVCSHYAPTIPKENFTAMTRLDQNRAQAQIAGRLGVRIMKVKNVIIWGNHSATQVPDARNASVEVNGTVKTVPEAVADDEFLKQQFLETVQKRGAAVIAARKMSSAMSAAKAASDHMRDWFAGTRDGEYVSMGVISDGSYGAPKDIVFSFPVQIQNRQWKIVQGLSVDEFTRSKLDVTAKELLEEKEEAMAVCAAD from the exons TCTGCCGAACCGATCCGTGTTGTCGTAACGGGAGCTGCCGGTCAGATCGCTTACTCGCTGCTGTACATGGTAGCGAAGGGCGATGTGTTTGGACCGAACCAACCGCTGATTCTGCATTTACTGGACATTCCACCGATGATGGGCGTGCTGGAGGGTGTCGTGATGGAGCTGGACGACTGCGCCCTGCCACTGCTTGTCAGCGTCGTCCCGACCGCCGATCCGGCCGTCGCCTTCAAGGATGTCGATGCGGCCTTCCTGGTCGGTGCGATGCCCCGCAAACAGGGCATGGAGCGCAAGGATCTGCTGTCGGCGAACGTGAAAATCTTCAAGGTGCAGGGCGAAGCACTGGACAAGTATGCCAAGAAG GACGTGAAAGTACTGGTGGTGGGCAACCCGGCCAACACGAACGCACTGGTTTGCTCGCACTATGCCCCTACCATcccgaaggaaaactttaccgCCATGACGCGGTTGGATCAGAACCGTGCCCAGGCCCAGATTGCCGGTCGGCTCGGCGTACGCATCATGAAGGTGAAGAACGTCATCATCTGGGGTAACCATTCAGCTACCCAGGTGCCGGACGCACGGAACGCTTCGGTGGAGGTGAACGGTACGGTAAAGACTGTACCGGAAGCCGTCGCGGACGATGAGTTTCTGAAGCAGCAATTCCTTGAGACGGTCCAGAAGCGTGGTGCGGCGGTCATTGCCGCTCGGAAGATGTCTTCAGCTATGTCCGCGGCAAAGGCGGCCAGCGATCACATGCGCGATTGGTTTGCGGGAACTCGCGACGGAGAGTACGTGTCGATGGGTGTCATTTCCGACGGTAGCTACGGTGCACCGAAGGATATTGTGTTTTCCTTCCCGGTCCAGATCCAGAACCGGCAGTGGAAGATCGTGCAGGGTTTGTCGGTGGATGAGTTCACGCGCAGCAAGCTGGACGTGACGGCGAAGGAGCTGCTCGAGGAGAAGGAGGAAGCGATGGCGGTGTGTGCCGCGGATTGA
- the LOC128304706 gene encoding malate dehydrogenase, cytoplasmic isoform X1, with the protein MSCDGESAEPIRVVVTGAAGQIAYSLLYMVAKGDVFGPNQPLILHLLDIPPMMGVLEGVVMELDDCALPLLVSVVPTADPAVAFKDVDAAFLVGAMPRKQGMERKDLLSANVKIFKVQGEALDKYAKKDVKVLVVGNPANTNALVCSHYAPTIPKENFTAMTRLDQNRAQAQIAGRLGVRIMKVKNVIIWGNHSATQVPDARNASVEVNGTVKTVPEAVADDEFLKQQFLETVQKRGAAVIAARKMSSAMSAAKAASDHMRDWFAGTRDGEYVSMGVISDGSYGAPKDIVFSFPVQIQNRQWKIVQGLSVDEFTRSKLDVTAKELLEEKEEAMAVCAAD; encoded by the exons ATGTCCTGTGACGGAGAG TCTGCCGAACCGATCCGTGTTGTCGTAACGGGAGCTGCCGGTCAGATCGCTTACTCGCTGCTGTACATGGTAGCGAAGGGCGATGTGTTTGGACCGAACCAACCGCTGATTCTGCATTTACTGGACATTCCACCGATGATGGGCGTGCTGGAGGGTGTCGTGATGGAGCTGGACGACTGCGCCCTGCCACTGCTTGTCAGCGTCGTCCCGACCGCCGATCCGGCCGTCGCCTTCAAGGATGTCGATGCGGCCTTCCTGGTCGGTGCGATGCCCCGCAAACAGGGCATGGAGCGCAAGGATCTGCTGTCGGCGAACGTGAAAATCTTCAAGGTGCAGGGCGAAGCACTGGACAAGTATGCCAAGAAG GACGTGAAAGTACTGGTGGTGGGCAACCCGGCCAACACGAACGCACTGGTTTGCTCGCACTATGCCCCTACCATcccgaaggaaaactttaccgCCATGACGCGGTTGGATCAGAACCGTGCCCAGGCCCAGATTGCCGGTCGGCTCGGCGTACGCATCATGAAGGTGAAGAACGTCATCATCTGGGGTAACCATTCAGCTACCCAGGTGCCGGACGCACGGAACGCTTCGGTGGAGGTGAACGGTACGGTAAAGACTGTACCGGAAGCCGTCGCGGACGATGAGTTTCTGAAGCAGCAATTCCTTGAGACGGTCCAGAAGCGTGGTGCGGCGGTCATTGCCGCTCGGAAGATGTCTTCAGCTATGTCCGCGGCAAAGGCGGCCAGCGATCACATGCGCGATTGGTTTGCGGGAACTCGCGACGGAGAGTACGTGTCGATGGGTGTCATTTCCGACGGTAGCTACGGTGCACCGAAGGATATTGTGTTTTCCTTCCCGGTCCAGATCCAGAACCGGCAGTGGAAGATCGTGCAGGGTTTGTCGGTGGATGAGTTCACGCGCAGCAAGCTGGACGTGACGGCGAAGGAGCTGCTCGAGGAGAAGGAGGAAGCGATGGCGGTGTGTGCCGCGGATTGA